The following nucleotide sequence is from Nothobranchius furzeri strain GRZ-AD chromosome 6, NfurGRZ-RIMD1, whole genome shotgun sequence.
aggaagaaatccagttctcgttccaagtgagtgatcataggagtcgggatcaaacccaaggaaaaaaaaaacccagcctgtaaacaacaggactgttagcgagttggcatcgacccttctcgtcacatcacagcataaagtcttacagacttaaacaaatgcttcactctattggcatagccaatcatgtttgggttcacagttcaactaacataacatcaatttgattgtcaattaaaataattctcagtagctctggaaatataattacatatgacaacaattgttcagctcaataggctcagttagattctattactctacactattcaacaagaaatacattcatgacaacaaggatacatttagttgtgtttctatacagcattgtgacaccttgtatatctgtaacacaataaataaataaataaataaataaataaataaaatgttctataacaaaattcaacaaaatataaattctggtcctttggtccacctttgtaaaataattcctccctaatcagttagcttttatttatttttatttatctatttttttttattattaaatgtttggttaagggacgcattgctaattctatggcgttagctataacgcccctgaggaccttgtacatctaggccgtaccaccattaactggcggtttgagccgttaactcctgggaatcccatatgccctaccgccgttaactggcggtttgagccgttaactcctatatgccctaccaccgttaactggtagtttgagatgttaactcctgggatctaacgtctagcagcccactgctgtcacctcggttgctgtaattagctttttgaatttaataatttactgaatttaatctcattcactcaccaacgcgctccaacggttccctcctacagaggattggttcactctgtcgtctccacacaaatctataagaatggaattaatttgataagctatttaagtttcctttttttttttaagttgcatcgttagctttttctcttcttttttctttactcaccgcgttggttccaagttcctagctcttattagaaggagtcaagtccgcctctccctctatctatgcggcacccaaatcggggttcttcacggcctcgaccgttgttttttttttttctctctctctctctctctaaccgctcagtctttgctttctgtatctgcgtgctgcacagccgtttgtctctcctctcgctcagctgcgtcgcacggttttatttcgcggaggcgggacttatttctctcagccaatgaaatttcagattcccacctggaccaatagtatacagctttcctcttctgtttctgttagtgatgttcaagattcttgttttaaccgatgtttaatattaaactcgttattttagttattcacccttccaataattcattatgaaattatctattagttaattagatatctattaattagtattgttaatttccttaatttatattttatattttatctaaattgaggatggatcatattagtaagccaattagttaatacctcattaaggttctagcttctgggttacatcctcccccattaaatatcatgcacgtccctgtgcattgtttctacggggtacacaacttcttgagtaagagagtcaataaaagctttattaagtccttggaaaagggacctaactacggtcactagtggattgcccaattgagagtaagttagtctttgaggaggctgactacttcgttcagatctcctgacatacatctctggttgcacagtatcatgctcatccgtttcggtttgattctcaactgagacaggacgaagtgagctctctgtttccgacagagctgatgagctattctctaagactttggtcttttcagatgtatgtgtctgatcgtgtatgatgggttcaaaacttacatcacgttgctgcgactttaggacaccatccaattgaggtaggtttgtgttagtttcatcccccgtttctacgtcaggtaagtatacttcgttttttttcgttttttcaggtaagtatgttgctgcttctttcactctttcaggtaagaatgtcgcagtttcactcattctgtcaggtaagaatgtttcggtgttgatgcctttgtcaagtaaggacaattcagcattttcattaccagctaaggttggttccttgcgataccctgtgtgtaaggatagtgtgttttgttgttgaatattatttaccggtcctgaatctgctatgagttccctatttggcaaggtgaccgctatttgataggatggtcggtttagcacttgtggaagatcagagtaataaaactcatctacctcttcgtcaagtggctcatctgggtcaggttctaaggctgaactctgtcttgtatgaggtctgctaggtttcgtaacgcgttctgtttcattttctaatgaagagagaaaaccacaaggcagtaaaagatctctgtggagtgttctgttgggtccttctccgttctctggttttacagtgtatactggcaagttttccatctgtttgagaactatatacactgtttgctcccatttgtctgctaatttatgcttttctcttaagcgaagatttcggactaaaacacgatctcccacacctagtgtggactcacgaatgtttctgtcgaaccgttctttgttcttcctcgctgttttttgagagttttttatgacaatgtcataactctgttccagatgactcttcagttctttaacatactgagaatgagttatagagggcttgttcaaatgcggtaacccaaaggcaatatctataggcaaccgaggctgcctaccgaacattagctcgtagggagagtatcccgtcacgtcattttttgtacaattgtacgagtgagtaagtggttttacaaaatcgcgccagtgatgtttctcagtggcttgtaaagttcccaacatgctgagtaatgtacgattgtaccgttcaacggggttgccacgagggtgataagggctcgttctgactttacggataccaagtaaagaacaaagttccttgattgtacgtgattcgaaatcccgtccctgatcactatgaagacgctcaggaaacccgtagtggactaaaaaatgttcccacaggttcttcgcgacggtggtggctttctgatctttggttgggatggacactgcatactttgtaaaatggtctgtaatcactaagacatctttagtgttcttactgtctggttctatggagagaaaatccatgcaaactaactccataggtttggtggtggtaatactcaccattggagcagctttgtcagggagggccttccgacggatacatctttcgcaagttttaactttgatttcgatatcactagccattcttggccagtaaaaacgggaccgaatgagatctgtcgtacgttcaaccccaagatgccccatatcatcatgtaggctttgcatgactgttgaacgtaatgaatcaggcaagactaactgcaatgatgtctctggtcctaattggcgtctccggtacagtaaatcattttgaaactcaaaccgtttccactctctcaaaaggttaagaaccaccgggggttctgcaatagtatcagttggcggtttattgtcagtcataagcagctgaatgactcggccaatggttggatctttcctctgcaaggagacaaggtcagcatggttatacttgggcacagcaaagaaactgtcactattgtcttccaactggaataggtctggaatggccgctgcagacatggcaagtgactgaactaaaccacaaggagaatcagcctcatccaagaccatgtgcttttggcatgttgccttcactgcttcggcttgaagttgaagctcgacttctttgacagaggatgaaagatgagatcggaactcatctagtcgttggcattcctcagtgaattttgagttgtcttcaggtttatcatgcagcctcctagacaggccatccgcgtcaacgttctgtgtacctgcacggtatctgatgtcaaaattataggtggacaacgcagctagccaacgatagctcgttgcatcgagttttgccgttgttaagaggtaagttaacggattattatcagtaatgacagtgaatgtgttcccatacaaatagtcatgaaacttatctgttatggcccactttaaggctagaaactccaacttgtgcgcagggtacctagtttcactagagcttaaaccgcgacttgcataagcgattacctgtgtgacaccgttttgcacttggtatagcgctgcacccagtccggtcgtactagcatctgtgtgtactagatatgggagttttgcgtcagcgtagccaagaactggcgaagtggtaagtttttcaataatagtttgaaaggacttctcacagtcttggctccaacgattcccaaagggttctttggggttcaagtactttgatctacatggtggtgttttaaagtttttccgtttgggtggataaccagccgtgagagatgttagtggcttgacaatatttgagtaatctttaacgaagcgtcggtaataaccggtaaatcctaagaaagattggagttccttcaaagtctgaggcttcggccatgttttgagtgcttccaccttatctggattggtttttatgccatctcgagatactatatgtccaagataacgcacagatgtctggaaaaaacaacacttatctggtgatagcttgagtccgtattctctaagccgttcaagaacgtgagaaagtctggtttcgtgttcttccaaggagttggaaaagacgatcaagtcgtctaggaaaactaacacttccttcagattaatgtccttcatacacttttccataacccgttggaaagtgcttggagcatttgttattccttgtggcatacggttaaattcataaaacccaaacgggcaaacaaaagcagttttaggtttatccttttcacacatctctatttgatagtaacctgacttgaggtccatcacagaaaaccactgtgatccagcgagagcagaaaaggactcctccaagttaggcagggcatatgcgtcgcgaatggtttgcagattaagctttctatagtctatacatagacgtacctcaccattctttttccgaactaccactattggtgaggcaaatggagactccgactctcttattataccggtttccaagagggcttccaaatgttttctcacggcttcataatcatgtggatggatcggccgagatttctgtttgaatggggtctcgtcttttaagttgatgtgatgtcttatctgttgtgtatgaccaaaatcaagatcgtggtgcgaaaacacatcggagtaagtgttaagtttgttggtgatcctccctttccattcttcggacaagggcgaagtaccgaagtcaaaactgagaggagggtttgaaggtgaagtctgttgctgcgaactacacgccgcaagtactttctgatcacttttgtcaggttctggatatggcataacacgatcggctttaactaactcagcgatcacacagttagtgggtaatgtgatgtcatggttagtttcgtttcttagtacaacaggtactttgtatggaccatgtgaaggtaaggaaatgaggcaacagtctacaattataccccctggtagagaaccattggtgggttgttcaatgagtgcataaggctcatgcttgttttggctgggttgcataaacccttctagtaacagttttttatttgcagggagaacttcttgggttctccctcgaagcttcaccacaccaactcgtccatctttgctttgtttttttctgactgctaaggcttttagcacgtgttggtacccataagagagtgccttggaatcaggtaagttattggcagacaattgctcatacaaaggatcgagtgtgtttgtgccaatgagtagtggtgtatcagagtttgagcttatatccggaaccactaacgcaagggtaggtaactcaagtccagactgatcgagctcttttggaaatgtgacacttatctctatgtatcctaaataaggaactgcttgaccgtttgcgccctcgacttctaacagattactgatgggtttaattgagaggtcaggtaagtgttcttggtaaaaagaattggcaatggtggttacctgggaccctgaatccagtaaacaattacattcaacactgttaactgagactgtagctgtgcatcgcccacccactaatcttttgggaagttttggcactgaatgagcatgaactggcttgcaaaaaagtctctctgtcctttccttagagggacttggttctactttagcacctatctgtcccacgataggagcttctaccggtttaaaggaggagactgagcaattggctttgacatctcccactcgcgctgcttctgtctaagagcaagtcttttagttgcaactagtgctggatttggctcgttgctacagctagaagctatgtgcccatcttctccgcacttaaaacagtatccaggctttggtctgggcaccactgctgttatctgctgaatctgtttgggctcatctggaattttagtccccacacggggttttgactctttttgagttttctttgcctttttatctgtgttgttaaccttaagctgtgcaatttggctcctgagctcagcgatttgtttgcgtaagtcatcacagttatcatctatttccagttcacaagtgtttttactctgagagcatgttgtttgcacagttgaatacactctagttcgttgtgcccctaagtgttgtttcatgcgtgctgctttagtagcctgtttgtcttcttcagtgcgcagtttgaggagaagtgctgtaaaatgaggcgggttgtctttcttttgttcgagttgcaggtttgaaatcagcgagctgtcccaacagcctctgcaaaactgcttgagcagctgctggtcggcgtcactggaggaaattccattcctctgaataactaggtttaacaaggtgtataacctctgaaagtaatcggaaggtttttcaccactgtcctggtttgtgtttaagaagcgagcaaagagctcgtcgccgtcttcgacagctgcgtaagctgaatcgagatgttcaaggtacgtttccgggtcggattttggactaagagctttaacgatgctcgctgctggggctgacagactctccacgattcttcgtacaatttgggacttggtgagtgaaggatcacttatgcataacactacactactacgccaagtatcatagtcagtttcaaaagaagggtgtggaactcgccctgagaacggttttagtctgtattgtgaagtaggcggagggataacctcactgcttttaacaatgtgttccacaataactcgctgaacctcaggtgtgtttaaaagatttggtggaatgcaagggttttgttttccagtctctgtaggtggacaattgtcctttgagttgttcatatagttaacttctggtgttaaaggcagggaatatgtaacttggtcactatggagcattggctctggttcagtgactggttcagatgcatgggtatcccttcctaaagattccccaatttttgccagttcctccattagaaggtctttaaatgattgattgctacgcgcagctatgtccctgagctctgacagataggcatcagtggcagatgtgctagtttctagactgtacgcgctggctaggtcttgaatatgaaagaaaacatctgggttcctagtacaaggtttgtcatagggtaaacattgtttctttaattccttaacagtggcttcatgttgaaactccacaataatctgatcacagtttggtaacttaatgcgcctgttaactggtccgaatccttccataaacccaaagacttcgttatcaaggtctgtatcagttaacccactgattaaaacagcatttgaaactttgaccttttctgttttcacaacttccattttaaaacactcaaaagtaccaataatgccaaaatggcaaaccactgtgacctccaggcactcttatgatgtcagtcaatggttagctaaggtaacaactctacaattctcctggctggctcgccaagttttatgtaaccggattacaggatacaataagataattaaaagaaaaaataaacaaatgggccaataattaggttcggggagaattggaggttgtttaagaatgactggagtcacgggtatagcatgaaacggtttatatactaaattttaataataatgggaaatataacacataaagataacacacaaaaacagatgaaaacaatcgacaatagtaaaatgctcggtatgagatttgatcatatgagtcacaagtcagccggcgtcaagtcaaatccccacgcttggggtgaaagtcagagtccggtggtgcgattttttcctaccgcaccgttgagattgttcacagaagagagcagtctgctcttcagttacttgagatgtcctggttcgttcagtggttaaggctcgccatctccctcgtcaggaagaaatccagttctcgttccaagtgagtgatcataggagtcgggatcaaacccaaggaaaaaaaaaacccagcctgtaaacaacaggactgttagcgagttggcatcgacccttctcgtcacatcacagcataaagtcttacagacttaaacaaatgcttcactctattggcatagccaatcatgtttgggttcacagttcaactaacataacatcaatttgattgtcaattaaaataattctcagtagctctggaaatataattacatatgacaacaattgttcagctcaataggctcagttagattctattactctacactattcaacaagaaatacattcatgacaacaaggatacatttagttgtgtttctatacagcattgtgacaccttgtatatctgtaacacaataaataaataaataaataaataaataaataaaatgttctataacaaaattcaacaaaatataaattctggtcctttggtccacctttgtaaaataattcctccctaatcagttagcttttatttatttttatttatctatttttttttattattaaatgtttggttaagggacgcattgctaattctatggcgttagctataacgcccctgaggaccttgtacatctaggccgtaccaccattaactggcggtttgagccgttaactcctgggaatcccatatgccctaccgccgttaactggcggtttgagccgttaactcctatatgccctaccaccgttaactggtagtttgagatgttaactcctgggatctaacgtctagcagcccactgctgtcacctcggttgctgtaattagctttttgaatttaataatttactgaatttaatctcattcactcaccaacgcgctccaacggttccctcctacagaggattggttcactctgtcgtctccacacaaatctataagaatggaattaatttgataagctatttaagtttcctttttttttttaagttgcatcgttagctttttctcttcttttttctttactcaccgcgttggttccaagttcctagctcttattagaaggagtcaagtccgcctctccctctatctatgcggcacccaaatcggggttcttcacggcctcgaccgttgttttttttttttctctctctctctctctctaaccgctcagtctttgctttctgtatctgcgtgctgcacagccgtttgtctctcctctcgctcagctgcgtcgcacggttttatttcgcggaggcgggacttatttctctcagccaatgaaatttcagattcccacctggaccaatagtatacagctttcctcttctgtttctgttagtgatgttcaagattcttgttttaaccgatgtttaatattaaactcgttattttagttattcacccttccaataattcattatgaaattatctattagttaattagatatctattaattagtattgttaatttccttaatttatattttatattttatctaaattgaggatggatcatattagtaagccaattagttaatacctcattaaggttctagcttctgggttacactagCAAAACAAGTGTGTTGCTGCTAGAAAAGCTTTAGCCTTCACCATCTCATAGCAGTTCATGCATTGTTATTTTATAAACTTTTACACTGTACATTTAGCATGATGTGGTTTTTACAAGCGTAAAAATTAACATGGGCAAGAAAATGTTGCTATACGTCTGGTGCTTTTCTGCTGTTGGGTACCCATTTCCAGCACTCTGTGGGTGAGAGACGGCTTACATGCTGAACAAGTAACCAGTCCATCCCAGGCCCAGACACATTGTACCATCCGTGCACACATTTGCTTCGAAGATAAATTTAGAACCACCAGTTAAAATAACATGCATGTCTTTAGATGGAGAAAACACAGAAAACCCACACAAACACAATCATCCTGTTGAGATGGAGTCCACTAGACAATCAGCAGAGCCAAACCTGTTTATATTAGTCTTGCTGATGTGCTGCAGACCCACAGGATGACCGCTCTGCCATAAAAACGCCCCGTCTGTCCAGATGGTCAGCCTGTCTCACACGGAGACAAGTATGTTGTCAAATTCGATCAGTTTGACCCTTACTGGTTGTATGAAGGAACACGTTTACATTTAATAATAGTTTATATGACTTTAGACTATAAATTGGTAAACAACGTTTGACAAAAACAACTAACTTGGAATGAATGCTTTAATTCCCTGTTTTATTGTGTGTTAGAGTGACAAATTGATCTTGTGAGTTGTGGATTCACCACCATGAAATAAAAAGATTTCCGCACCCTTGAATCAATTCAGCTTAAAGCCCCCGCTCAGCCTTGGGCTGCACTGTTTTGTTCTTATCATTTATCAGGGTGGACGTGTGTGTGGTAAGTTCAACAAGCAGCTCTGGAAGCTCCAACACTGCCACCAACAGGCCACAGCACAGAAGTTGTTCTCTACTTTACAAAACACAAGTCCTTTATATGTATGTGAATGACAGGCCGGTTTATGTGCTTACTAAAAGAATATGAATATATTTGATGAGAATCAGAAAACATTTGCTGTATCCACTTCAAGAAGAAAATGCATTAATAAAAATCACAATAATGAATCATTTCTAAGTCCAATTTAACTCTAATGCACAGGcacaaataaaatacaaatattagGGAAATGTCACAATTACATAACCCCAAATGATCTTTTTCAGAGATGAGAATTACACATTATCACAGTAGCGCTGAAATCCAGAAATCAGCAGCACGATCTACAAAATAATGGATTCATTTCACAGAAATTTACTTGCACACAAAAAATAATTTCCCTTCAAATTGACTTCCTGTGTAGTTTTTGAACAGACTCAAATGAAAAGTCACATCTGTTAGCTGGAAAAATTAGGGGCATTCCCTGTCAACACAGTTCTTCCAGTGAGGACCTGGAGCTCGTAACATCTCCAATAGAAGACAATTTGCCATCAAATGAAATACATCCGCATGAGTGCtggttttaaaaaatgcaaatggatTCTTTGTTATGTTCTCCAGGCTCTGCAATACCACTTGTGTTTCCATCTCATTGTGCCGTTACATTTTCTATTATCAACATCTCGGTTTACCATGGGAGCATAATAAAAGTTTGGCTTTTCTCAAAGTGTTTTCACTTCCCAGGTTTCAGCTGCGCATTCAAACTTATTCCATCACAGCATTCGTTAGATTACTGTGATGCTACAGTGTGGGTCAGAGACAGATAAATATGATTTAATAAAAAATTGGTCtaaatttctttttattttttttgttttccatTTGCTCAGAACTCAAAAACAGCACAACAGGTTTTGGTTTAGTCTGAATACATTTTATAGCATGCATTAACTTTTATCCAACAGCGAAGACTTCTCTAAACCCTGCGCAATCCCTAAATATCATGTCAAACCCTGTGAGTGTTATGCAACATAACAGCTCTAAGCCTGGAGAGAGAGTTTATTTGAGATGGTTAAATGAAAAATGTGTTGCCTGGGAACAAAGTGAAACAACAAAAGAGAGAAAGTTTCACGTCAGTTACTGCTGTGCAGCCTTTAAGTTTAAATGTTTGTAAAAATTAAACATAGCTTTGTAAaatggtaagtggcctgtatttgtatagcaactTTTTAGGGTTCTATAAGCCccaaaggtgcttcacaacacagtaagTCAtcgacccattcacacacaccgaaaccctggggtgcactgacagaggcgaggctgccgtacaccggagccaccggtccctccgaccaccaccagcagacaagggggttaagtgtcttgcccaaggacacaacatcagcattctatggtgggagccaggatcaaacctgcaacctttcgattactggacaacccactttaCATCCTGAGTTACTGCTGTCCCTTTCAGCAAAGTCCCAACAAAATAAATGTCCATGTATGAGACTAAATGCTTGTTCTTAAAGAGGCAGTAGAACATAAGGCCGCATTTACTGCTGTTGAATAAACGCAGCTTGAGTGGTCAAATGTAGCATACACAAAAGTCAGAGAGATGTTTGACCTGCTTTCCATGTAAATTATTAATGTTGAAAAGGCAAAGAATAAAGATTTTTTACTGAGGAAAGCTGGTTTTGACATGTAATAGGCTTAGACACATCTGCTTACATCTGCATGTCCCTGCTCACTTCAGTGTAAGACATACTTAAATGCTGGTAGAGGTAATGCTAATCACAGACTACTAGGCCAAACTACTGCAAACAGCACCCTGAGCTGTACAGCCGAACCACTACTAACACTAGTctgagctgctaatgctagcctacaCTGCTGCTAACACTAGTCtgagctgctaatgctaggcaAAACTACTGCAAACGCCCTGAGCTGCATGCAAGTGTAGTGATCTGTTACACGTTGTTACTGGGTGAAGGGGCAgcagttaagggcagacaataggatcttaataacgctacacaAGGCTGAACTACTAACACCAGCATTAAGTGCTAATGGTCTTGTTGGACAAGAGACAACAAAGTAAAATGTTGGAGCACCACTCACCTTCCTGGATAAACTGGGAATATTTccggaactgtgctgctctgggcggctgcatgttggggtagctctgttgactatttgtaagttttgccttttcttgggcattttttctctagtttctcaagaaaaactgtatttttttgacactttacttttctgtttctggtgctgtgaagcttggaggatttttactgctattttttagctcttttcactttttgagcatttgttacgatgcgtaaccatggcaaca
It contains:
- the LOC139070315 gene encoding zinc finger CCHC domain-containing protein 12-like, coding for MEVVKTEKVKVSNAVLISGLTDTDLDNEVFGFMEGFGPVNRRIKLPNCDQIIVEFQHEATVKELKKQCLPYDKPCTRNPDVFFHIQDLASAYSLETSTSATDAYLSELRDIAARSNQSFKDLLMEELAKIGESLGRDTHASEPVTEPEPMLHSDQVTYSLPLTPEVNYMNNSKDNCPPTETGKQNPCIPPNLLNTPEVQRVIVEHIVKSSEVIPPPTSQYRLKPFSGRVPHPSFETDYDTWRSSVVLCISDPSLTKSQIVRRIVESLSAPAASIVKALSPKSDPETYLEHLDSAYAAVEDGDELFARFLNTNQDSGEKPSDYFQRLYTLLNLVIQRNGISSSDADQQLLKQFCRGCWDSSLISNLQLEQKKDNPPHFTALLLKLRTEEDKQATKAARMKQHLGAQRTRVYSTVQTTCSQSKNTCELEIDDNCDDLRKQIAELRSQIAQLKVNNTDKKAKKTQKESKPRVGTKIPDEPKQIQQITAVVPRPKPGYCFKCGEDGHIASSCSNEPNPALVATKRLALRQKQREWEMSKPIAQSPPLNR